The Drosophila yakuba strain Tai18E2 chromosome X, Prin_Dyak_Tai18E2_2.1, whole genome shotgun sequence DNA segment AGAAACCATCAACGAATCTATCTCAGATGTGGAAAAGGAACCTGAGATTAATGTAGATACTGTGGCTGAGAGTGCGAAGACTGAATCTGCAGAAATTCCAGAAATTGTCAAGACAGAAAGCGTTAGTAAGAACGGAACGCAGGTTAATTTGGAGGTGACCTGCAAACGAGAATCCAAAAAACTAAAGCTGGACACATCGAGCTCCGATCGAAGCaacatttatttcatatttttgggCTGCTAAACAAGTTGTATATTGTGTTCTAGTGTAATTGTATGTTGTGTTATTATAGTGCAATGCTGCTGTccatgtttaatgtttaatgtttaatgtttaatgttgaaagtttaatgtttaatgtttaatgtttaatgtttaatgtttaatgtttaatgtttaatgtttaatgtttaatgtttaatgtttaatgtttaatgtttaatgtttaatgtttaatgtttaatgtttaatgtttaatgtttaatgtttaatgtttaatgtttaatgtttaatgtttaacgTTTAAAGTTTAATGTTGAAAGTTGAAAGTTGAAAGTTAAGAAGCTaatataacaataaatgattgCGTTTGAAACTGAGCTGATTTTTCTTGGAACTAGCCCATGGCGATTATGGTTTCGTTGGAAAGTATACGGTAGTCCAAATAGTTGTATATCTCCGTACTTAAAGTGAAGTTACCAGTGTGGTTTGTGTCGTTGATCACTATGGAACTATCGTTAAGTAGCCTGCCATTTAGTATAGTAGTGACGTAGTAGTTTGCCAATGTTTCGTTGAACTTTTCTATCATGATGGTATCACCGTCCAAGTTCCTGGGTGCTGTTATATTGTTCAGTATATACTCTATCTTTTGCATGGCGTTATAGGGCATTCCCAGTATCCAACTAATCATCGCCATTTCCTTTCTCCAAACGCGCTCTTCATCGTATAGAATCGGATTTCTATTCAAATCGATTTCCTCTGAAATCTCTGGTCGCGTCCCGTTCCACACGCATTGCGGTTGGGTAACTTCCATCATTCCATAGTATAGTACAagtattacaaatataaagATCGGCTACAGTGCGTTGTAATTAGAGGAAATGCTATCTTTGCTTCGTTT contains these protein-coding regions:
- the LOC6524550 gene encoding uncharacterized protein LOC6524550, whose amino-acid sequence is MDFMPIFIFVILVLYYGMMEVTQPQCVWNGTRPEISEEIDLNRNPILYDEERVWRKEMAMISWILGMPYNAMQKIEYILNNITAPRNLDGDTIMIEKFNETLANYYVTTILNGRLLNDSSIVINDTNHTGNFTLSTEIYNYLDYRILSNETIIAMG